The following are encoded together in the Clostridium sp. BJN0013 genome:
- the queC gene encoding 7-cyano-7-deazaguanine synthase QueC — MKKAVVLLSGGLDSTTVLYLAKSQGYEVYAMSFDYGQRHKKEIQCAKDIASGAGAADFVLVTTNMNAWGGSALTDDSIKVPEFNEENEKIPVTYVPARNMIFLSYAASYAETIGAYDIFIGVSEVDYSGYVDCRHEFIDSMEKTINLGTVCAVEYKKYIKIHAPFLYKTKSEEIKIGMDLGVKYEKTWTCYNGEEFACGICDSCRLRLKAFKEAGYKDPIKYKDQLVKVNS; from the coding sequence ATGAAAAAAGCAGTGGTTTTACTGTCTGGCGGACTTGACTCTACTACAGTTTTATATTTAGCTAAAAGTCAGGGGTACGAAGTTTATGCCATGAGTTTTGATTATGGTCAGAGACATAAGAAGGAAATTCAGTGTGCAAAGGATATTGCCAGTGGTGCAGGTGCAGCAGATTTTGTCCTGGTTACTACAAATATGAATGCTTGGGGGGGCTCTGCACTTACAGATGATTCTATAAAGGTACCTGAATTTAATGAAGAAAATGAGAAAATACCTGTTACCTATGTACCCGCAAGGAATATGATATTTTTATCTTATGCAGCTTCTTATGCAGAGACAATAGGAGCCTATGATATTTTTATAGGAGTAAGCGAGGTGGATTATTCAGGATATGTAGATTGCAGACATGAATTTATTGATTCCATGGAAAAAACAATAAATTTAGGAACTGTGTGTGCTGTAGAGTATAAAAAATATATAAAAATACATGCTCCATTTCTGTATAAAACAAAATCAGAGGAGATTAAAATAGGTATGGATTTAGGAGTAAAATATGAAAAAACATGGACATGCTACAATGGAGAAGAATTTGCCTGTGGTATTTGTGATAGTTGTAGGTTAAGATTAAAAGCTTTTAAAGAGGCTGGCTATAAAGACCCAATAAAATATAAAGACCAGCTAGTAAAAGTCAATAGTTAA
- a CDS encoding acyl-CoA dehydratase activase, with product MRRLGMDLGSREVKIVVMENGHIVFKDKISTMIFYRDFCSYDGKMIVNLERLNIKHIDSAVSTGYGRNNTDLKLFKSINEIKAHVYGAIFQTELKNFILLDIGGQDVKVVRVEKGLITDLELNEKCAASSGRYLENMANMLEISLEDLCKFYKDPVELNSTCAVFSESELIGKVAEGIAIERLCAGVNYSLYKRIKPFLNRFQGQSLVLSGGVAKNQAIYNYLKNDYEKIIVLKESQFNGAIGCCYYAERMDLK from the coding sequence TTGAGAAGGTTAGGTATGGATTTAGGCAGCAGAGAAGTAAAAATAGTGGTAATGGAAAATGGACATATTGTATTTAAAGATAAAATTAGTACTATGATTTTTTATAGGGATTTTTGCAGTTATGATGGAAAGATGATAGTCAATCTTGAAAGGTTAAATATCAAACATATTGATTCTGCAGTTTCAACGGGTTACGGGCGAAATAACACAGATTTAAAATTATTCAAGTCCATAAATGAGATAAAGGCCCATGTTTACGGGGCAATTTTTCAAACAGAATTAAAAAATTTTATACTTCTAGATATAGGAGGACAGGATGTTAAAGTGGTAAGAGTGGAAAAAGGATTGATAACGGACCTGGAACTTAATGAAAAATGTGCAGCATCGAGCGGAAGATATCTTGAAAATATGGCCAATATGCTGGAAATTTCTTTAGAGGATTTGTGTAAATTTTATAAAGATCCTGTGGAATTAAATTCTACCTGTGCAGTTTTTTCTGAATCAGAATTAATTGGAAAAGTAGCAGAGGGAATTGCAATTGAAAGACTTTGTGCAGGGGTTAACTATTCACTTTACAAAAGAATTAAGCCTTTTTTAAATAGATTTCAGGGACAAAGTCTTGTATTGTCCGGTGGAGTGGCTAAAAATCAGGCTATATACAACTATTTAAAAAATGATTATGAAAAAATAATAGTTTTAAAAGAATCTCAATTTAATGGGGCTATAGGTTGTTGTTATTATGCTGAAAGGATGGATTTGAAATGA
- a CDS encoding 2-hydroxyacyl-CoA dehydratase family protein, translating into MGDKTIGITTTVPYEVLIAAGYKVVDLNNIFVTSKDYGKFIDIAERQGFPKSCCAWQKGIFGVCMDKKISEIVGVTEGDCSNTKALEGILDMKGIKIYSFAFPQSHDICDIKASIDKFMNIFNVSYSEVERVRKKVNKIRYLIKYLDELTYKENKVSGFENHLYQVSASDFNSDICKFEGDIKNKLEEIKKRKPFTQKLRLGFIGVPPMPCDIYDYVEKFNARFVYNEVQREFAFSRAMGAKDIYEQYYDYTYPYDIKFRLSEIKKQIKERKIDALIHYTQAFCHRQIEDIVIKNEINIPILTIEGDKLNFLDARTKIRLEAFLDMLEDLIVMNGKEE; encoded by the coding sequence ATGGGAGATAAAACTATAGGAATAACTACTACTGTTCCTTATGAAGTTTTGATAGCTGCAGGATATAAAGTAGTTGACTTAAATAATATTTTCGTTACTTCAAAAGATTATGGAAAATTTATTGATATAGCAGAAAGACAAGGTTTTCCTAAAAGTTGCTGTGCATGGCAAAAAGGAATTTTTGGAGTATGTATGGATAAAAAGATTAGTGAAATTGTAGGAGTCACTGAAGGTGATTGTTCTAATACTAAGGCTTTAGAGGGCATACTGGATATGAAAGGTATAAAAATATATTCATTTGCATTTCCACAAAGTCATGATATTTGTGATATTAAGGCATCTATTGATAAATTTATGAACATTTTTAATGTTTCCTATAGTGAAGTTGAAAGAGTGAGAAAGAAAGTGAATAAGATAAGATACCTTATCAAATACTTGGATGAATTGACTTATAAAGAAAACAAGGTTTCGGGTTTTGAAAATCATCTTTATCAGGTAAGTGCCAGTGATTTTAACAGCGATATTTGTAAATTTGAGGGGGATATAAAAAATAAATTGGAAGAGATAAAAAAAAGAAAACCCTTTACTCAGAAATTAAGACTCGGCTTTATAGGAGTACCCCCTATGCCCTGTGATATATATGATTATGTTGAAAAATTTAATGCACGCTTTGTTTATAATGAGGTTCAGAGAGAATTCGCATTTTCAAGAGCTATGGGGGCTAAGGATATTTATGAACAATACTATGATTACACTTATCCCTATGATATAAAATTTAGACTCAGTGAAATAAAAAAGCAAATTAAAGAGAGAAAGATAGATGCTTTGATCCATTATACCCAGGCATTTTGTCATAGACAAATTGAGGATATAGTTATAAAAAATGAAATCAATATACCTATATTAACTATAGAAGGGGATAAACTTAATTTTTTAGATGCCAGAACTAAAATAAGATTAGAGGCATTTCTGGATATGCTTGAAGATTTAATTGTTATGAATGGAAAAGAGGAATAA
- a CDS encoding tRNA-binding protein, producing the protein MVAFEDFVKIDIRVGEIIKVKFFEKARKSAYKLWIDFGDEIGIKKSSAQITECYKKEELIGRQVLGVVNFPPRQIADFMSEVLVLGTYSKQGVVMIQPQQPVEKGDKLG; encoded by the coding sequence ATGGTTGCTTTTGAGGATTTTGTGAAAATAGATATAAGAGTAGGGGAAATTATTAAAGTGAAATTTTTTGAAAAGGCAAGGAAATCTGCTTACAAATTGTGGATTGATTTTGGCGATGAAATTGGCATAAAAAAATCAAGTGCTCAAATTACTGAATGTTATAAAAAAGAAGAGCTTATAGGTAGGCAAGTTTTAGGAGTAGTAAATTTTCCACCAAGACAAATTGCAGATTTTATGTCAGAGGTATTGGTACTAGGAACTTATTCCAAGCAAGGAGTTGTGATGATTCAACCCCAGCAGCCTGTTGAAAAAGGTGATAAATTAGGGTAA